Proteins co-encoded in one Cataglyphis hispanica isolate Lineage 1 chromosome 4, ULB_Chis1_1.0, whole genome shotgun sequence genomic window:
- the LOC126849191 gene encoding chitinase-3-like protein 2, producing the protein MVNQIPVPQAKYELLTDIRQPRWRTQVVCLTLTFLIVGILFITRAWFGILVLRAPKADRFVEEQIDNAKIATWLRRARMYAESTKENQNADRNTSVGASEQYHRNTTSQVIVCYYTIPWDLNTSWELSPSHIDPHICTHIIVGFASVVDNMLDIGDNAWVYKQVVALKNREPKLKVMISAGGNNELHDGFSEMVKTHANRKKFIRSVLNVTKTYHLDGFDVDWEFPAWIGADDREKIHFVQLLQELRKEFDRSGQKLLLTVAVAAPQAIVDQSYNVPEMAEHVDFVNLMSYDYHFYVWYFPVTDLNAPLFPRCTETGYLSTLNVNFSAQYWVAKGMPREKIVVGIPAYGHSYQLDNPLNHNLQAPASGFGKLGIKGFVTYPTVCQFLKSGAVSVFNKESRVPYAFKDKEWISYDNEESIYYKSTWIRTSGFKGAMILSLNVDDWNGTCYSTNETFLLTRTISKVLFKESDSKQQINRIGQSIGL; encoded by the exons atGGTTAACCAAATACCTGTGCCACAGGCCAAGTATGAATTACTAACCGATATACGACA acCACGCTGGAGAACGCAAGTCGTTTGTCTTACTTTGACATTCCTGATCGTCGGGATTCTATTTATTACGCGCGCTTGGTTCGGCATACTCGTTCTGAGGGCCCCGAAAGCCGATAGATTCGTGGAGGAACAAATTGACAATGCCAAGATTGCTACGTGGCTACGTCGGGCTCGGATGTACGCCGAATCGACGAAGGAGAATCAGAATGCGGACAGGAATACAAGTGTCGGTGCATCGGAACAATACCACCGCAATACCACCag CCAGGTCATCGTATGCTACTACACAATACCGTGGGACCTGAACACGTCGTGGGAGCTCAGTCCGTCGCACATTGACCCTCATATTTGTACGCATATTATCGTGGGTTTTGCGAGCGTGGTAGATAACATGCTCGATATAGGAGACAATGCGTGGGTATACAAGCAAGTAGTCGCTTTAAAGAATCGCGAACCTAAATTGAAGGTCATGATCAGCGCCGGCGGAAATAATGAGCTCCATGATGGATTTTCCGAGATGGTAAAGACACatgcaaatagaaaaaa ATTTATAAGATCTGTATTAAATGTAACCAAGACTTACCATTTGGACGGCTTCGACGTTGACTGGGAGTTTCCGGCATGGATAGGAGCCGACGATCgtgaaaaaatacattttgttcaGCTGTTACAGGAATTACGAAAGGAATTCGATCGTAGTGGTCAAAAATTACTCCTGACAGTGGCAGTAGCGGCACCGCAGGCCATTGTAGATCAAAGTTATAATGTTCCTGAAATGGCAGA gCATGTCGACTTTGTGAATCTCATGTCATatgattatcatttttatgtttggTACTTCCCAGTCACGGATCTGAACGCTCCTCTCTTCCCTCGTTGTACAGAAACGGGTTATTTATCCACATTAAATGTGAATTTTTCTGCTCAATATTGGGTGGCCAAGGGGATGCCACGGGAAAAGATCGTCGTCGGCATACCAGCTTATGGTCACTCTTACCAGCTAGACAATCCATTGAATCACAATTTACAAGCTCCAGCTAGTGGATTCGGGAAGCTTGGCATAAAAGGCTTTGTAACTTATCCTACagtttgtcaatttttaaaatctggaGCTGTAAGTGTCTTCAATAAAGAAAGTCGTGTACCATACGCGTTTAAAGACAAGGAATGGATATCTTACGATAACGAGGAGAGCATCTACTACAAG AGTACATGGATTCGTACAAGTGGCTTCAAGGGAGCTATGATTCTGTCTTTAAATGTTGATGACTGGAATGGCACTTGCTATAGCACAAACGAAACGTTTCTTTTGACACGTACCATTtcgaaagtattatttaaagagtCGGACAGTAAGCAGCAGATTAATAGAATTGGACAGTCAATAGGATTGTAA
- the LOC126849234 gene encoding transmembrane ascorbate-dependent reductase CYB561-like isoform X2 translates to MDQKAEPLQAPSLEGFIPLIGLHQICGALLILLVIIWTTYYRDGFSWTSNPELEFNWHPLLMTIGLVFLYANAMLIYRARRNVRKQRLKLTHAGIMLFIILLTVIALEAVFDSHNLASPPIPNMYSLHSWVGLTTVILFCCQWVAGCISFLFPKLQPPLRSSYMPIHVYFGIAAFIGAIASCLLGLNEKAIFTLGKKYSTFVDEGVLINCIGLLFISFGGLSVYLVTQERYRRLPRPEDDVLLSR, encoded by the exons atggATCAAAAAGCAGAACCACTCCAAGCTCCTTCTTTGGAAGGTTTTATTCCGCTTATTGGTCTTCATCAGATATGTGGTGCACTTCTTATTCTTTTGGTAATCATATGGACGACTTACTATAGAGATGGTTTTTCGTGGACATCTAATCCGGAACTTGAGTTTAATTGGCATCCTTTATTAATGACTATAGGACTCGTGTTTCTGTATGCTAATG CCATGCTCATCTATAGAGCGCGAAGAAATGTCCGCAAACAACGACTAAAGCTTACTCATGCAggaattatgttatttattatattattgacagTGATTGCTTTAGAAGCAGTCTTTGATAGTCATAATTTAGCTTCCCCTCCTATACCAAATATGTATTCGCTACATAGCTGGGTGGGATTAACaactgttatattattttgctgtCAG TGGGTTGCTGGATGCATCTCATTCCTCTTTCCTAAGTTACAACCTCCATTACGCTCTTCTTATATGCCAATACATGTGTATTTTGGCATTGCAGCTTTTATTGGTGCAATCGCATCGTGTTTATTGGGTCTCAATGAGAAAGCAATTTTCACATTGGG gaaaaaatattcaactttTGTGGATGAAGGAGTACTAATAAACTGTATAGGATTGCTATTCATATCATTTGGTGGCTTATCTGTATATTTGGTGACGCAGGAACGTTATCGACGTTTACCAAGACCCGAGGATGACGTCTTATTGTCTCGCTGA
- the LOC126849234 gene encoding transmembrane ascorbate-dependent reductase CYB561-like isoform X1: protein MSNYPYEYVRCLDMDQKAEPLQAPSLEGFIPLIGLHQICGALLILLVIIWTTYYRDGFSWTSNPELEFNWHPLLMTIGLVFLYANAMLIYRARRNVRKQRLKLTHAGIMLFIILLTVIALEAVFDSHNLASPPIPNMYSLHSWVGLTTVILFCCQWVAGCISFLFPKLQPPLRSSYMPIHVYFGIAAFIGAIASCLLGLNEKAIFTLGKKYSTFVDEGVLINCIGLLFISFGGLSVYLVTQERYRRLPRPEDDVLLSR, encoded by the exons atgtcaaaCTATCCATATGAATATGTAAGATGTCTAG atatggATCAAAAAGCAGAACCACTCCAAGCTCCTTCTTTGGAAGGTTTTATTCCGCTTATTGGTCTTCATCAGATATGTGGTGCACTTCTTATTCTTTTGGTAATCATATGGACGACTTACTATAGAGATGGTTTTTCGTGGACATCTAATCCGGAACTTGAGTTTAATTGGCATCCTTTATTAATGACTATAGGACTCGTGTTTCTGTATGCTAATG CCATGCTCATCTATAGAGCGCGAAGAAATGTCCGCAAACAACGACTAAAGCTTACTCATGCAggaattatgttatttattatattattgacagTGATTGCTTTAGAAGCAGTCTTTGATAGTCATAATTTAGCTTCCCCTCCTATACCAAATATGTATTCGCTACATAGCTGGGTGGGATTAACaactgttatattattttgctgtCAG TGGGTTGCTGGATGCATCTCATTCCTCTTTCCTAAGTTACAACCTCCATTACGCTCTTCTTATATGCCAATACATGTGTATTTTGGCATTGCAGCTTTTATTGGTGCAATCGCATCGTGTTTATTGGGTCTCAATGAGAAAGCAATTTTCACATTGGG gaaaaaatattcaactttTGTGGATGAAGGAGTACTAATAAACTGTATAGGATTGCTATTCATATCATTTGGTGGCTTATCTGTATATTTGGTGACGCAGGAACGTTATCGACGTTTACCAAGACCCGAGGATGACGTCTTATTGTCTCGCTGA
- the LOC126849251 gene encoding LOW QUALITY PROTEIN: 60S ribosome subunit biogenesis protein NIP7 homolog (The sequence of the model RefSeq protein was modified relative to this genomic sequence to represent the inferred CDS: inserted 1 base in 1 codon), with translation MKETRGECVRIIYNLAAKMKQLSEERTKLVFEKLMKYIGSNXKNLIDRSDGVYCFRENNDRVYYMSEKILSLANTVGSDHLLSAGTCFGKFTKSRKFRLHVTALHYLAPYAQHKIWVKSSAEQQFLYGHNIMKSGLARITEGTSQHQRVVVFSMSDVPLGFGVAAKSTADCKHADPMATICFHQADIGEYLRSEDALI, from the exons ATGAAAGAAACACGTGGTGAATGTGTACgtataatctataatcttgCCGCAAAAATGAAGCAATTGTCAGAAGAGAGAACAAAGCTCGTATTTGAGAAGCTAATGAAATA TATCGGTtcca ttaaaaacttgataGATCGATCAGACGGCGTGTATTGTTTCcgagaaaataatgatagagtatattatatgtcagaaaagattttatctttGGCAAATACTGTGGGATCCGATCACTTGTTGAGTGCAGGTACTTGTTTCGGTAAATTCACAAAATCTAGAAAGTTTAGACTACATGTCACAGCATTGCATTATTTAGCGCCTTATGCACAA CATAAAATTTGGGTGAAATCTTCGGCAGAACAACAATTTCTATATGGACACAACATTATGAAATCAGGTCTCGCTCGTATAACTGAAGGTACTTCTCAACATCAACGTGTTGTTGTATTTTCCATGAGCGATGTGCCTCtg ggATTTGGCGTTGCTGCAAAAAGTACAGCTGATTGTAAACATGCGGATCCTATGGCAACAATTTGCTTTCATCAAGCAGATATTGGAGAATACCTTCGTTCTGAAGAtgcattgatataa
- the LOC126849256 gene encoding translocon-associated protein subunit delta, translating into MNKIVFSYALASVLISVAFATTDKICQKPEIVASSYVTEDATVLTNVAFTMQFVLKCSDGVKGISLYAEVEGKLLPAARLSADNKYQISWTEDIKKARSGDYYIKLYDSDKYNAVRKAIRNGEDSDSVSPLAVVVLNNPGVYLGPWVNSEFLAAFLATFVSYSAFSAKYKLLA; encoded by the exons ATGAATAAGATCGTTTTTTCGTATGCTTTAGCGAGCGTACTCATTTCCGTGGCTTTTGCCACGACAGATAAGATCTGTCAGAAACCCGAAATCGTCGCTTCGTCGTATGTGACGGAAGACGCGACGGTTCTCACGAACGTCGCCTTCACCATGCAGTTTGTGTTAAAGTGTAGCGACGGTGTAAAGGGAATCAGTCTTTATGCCGAAGTCGAGGGCAAGTTATTACCAGCGGCTAGATTGAGcgctgataataaatatcag ATATCTTGGACAGAAGATATCAAAAAAGCAAGATCTGGCGATtactacataaaattatatgacagtGATAAATACAACGCTGTTCGCAAAGCCATAAGGAATGGAGAGGATAGTGATAGTGTGAGTCCCTTGGCAGTGGTTGTTCTCAATAATCCAGGTGTATATCTTGGACCTTGGGTGAATTCTGAATTTTTGGCTGCTTTCTTAGCTACTTTTGTATCCTATTCGGCATTTTCTGCAAAGTACAAACTACTAgcatag
- the LOC126849238 gene encoding proteasome assembly chaperone 2-like → MIKLMQDINLEDYTLILPSVAVGNVGQLSVDLLISNLNLQKIGQIFSAAFVPIVGANAYHECSSELITAIDVYAGFKEHVVVVQIRSPYVGELIEFFDELARFITERKIAKVIILASSYDYEKRDIQPQHLKLRYIASSSIQSESGQFFDELNWISHKPKVTSDTREEGKLQIPGGGFAKSIFNFLSHANIPCAILFKFCSEGDNIADAIALVCYLNQWIQVLETNNDSNLKYPPSWKHLFGKPPPHDIY, encoded by the exons atgattaaattaatgcagGATATTAATCTGGAGGATTATACTCTTATTTTGCCGTCAGTGGCGGTTGGAAACGTTGGGCAATTATCCGTCGACTTGCTTATTTCAAATCTTAACCTTCAAAAAATTGGTCAAATCTTCAGCGCGGCGTTTGTGCCTATCGTCGGCGCAAACGCTTATCACGAATGCTCAAGCGAGCTTATTACAGCAATCGATGTCTATGCGGGATTCAAGGAACATGTTGTCGTCGTGCAGATCCGTTCGCCGTATGTGGGAGAGCTAATCGAATTTTTCGACGAACTGGCGCGATTTATtactgaaagaaaaatagcTAAA gTAATAATTCTTGCGAGCAGTTATGATtatgaaaagagagatatcCAGCCACAGCATCTCAAATTGAGATACATCGCATCTTCTAGCATACAATCTGAGAGTGGTCAATTTTTCGATGAGCTCAATTGGATTTCACATAAACCAAAAGTTACATCTGATACAAGGGAAGAAGGAAAGTTACAGATACCAGGAGGTGGATTTGCAAAGAGTATCTTTAACTTTTTATCACATGCTAATATTCCTTGTGCCATCTTGTTCAAATTCTGTTCCGAGGGAGATAATATCGCAGATGCGATAGCTCTGGTGTGTTACTTAAATCAATGGATACAAGTGTTAGAAACAAACAATGATAGTAATTTAAAGTATCCACCATCTTGGAAACACCTATTTGGGAAACCGCCACCACATgacatatattaa